The following are encoded together in the Triticum dicoccoides isolate Atlit2015 ecotype Zavitan chromosome 6B, WEW_v2.0, whole genome shotgun sequence genome:
- the LOC119322640 gene encoding trafficking protein particle complex subunit 11-like gives MEDYPEELRTPPVSLVSIVGCPEMHATISAALSSQQPPINTLALPDFAKANILSRTGKSRDPLAPPQAATGILKKDWLLKHRTRVPAAVAAMFRADQVTGDPAQWLQACSDLENLKSIIQGRHTKLVVILVQTQAGDELGEEVMVALRKRAEIDSKHLIVLVESDEAERNASLLKLRTIFAELCSTYYKGEGRRIKARIEKRNFSSVELSVRYCFKVAVYAEFRRDWPEALKFYEEGVRVLREMIGTSTRLPPTQRLVEIKAVADQFHFKISTLLLHAGKVVEAITWFRKHIRSFERVVGSPEVAFLHWEWFSRQFLVFGELIETTSTTVPDTISPRFGTADNALTEWEFQPAYYYQLAANYLREKRCALECPSSSANLTGDSQIPDSVMSSVYVGQYVRLFEEGDTISVLPLSDTEYTSYALSEAERFQDSYEIIALFRKAYESFLSLGATRMASSCSAGMAIEYYAAGEFGNAKKLFDGVVGLYRQEGWTTLLWENLGYLRECSRKLNSLVNFISYSLEMAALPLFSGSVQGNSENKSNGPAGWPTISRREEIQQEVVDILEGKHTSQVIDDEFNLQLTEESTHLVIDQISPLRIVLVASVAFHDQSVKPGSPLLVSVSLLSHLPSPVAIDQLEVQFNQSDCNFVMVSAQEDSSTLNSDVYGQVVHSTSLTLFSNKWMRLTHEVKSGQSGKLECLSVKAIINKHLVVCCQAESPASMEDFPLWKFEDQVETLPTKDAALAFSGQKLIQVEEPDTQVDLVLDSTGPALVGELFVVPVTILSKGHAVHSGELKINLVDAKGGGLLMSPGEADESESHHVELLGVSTASGDEVSKEEVDNIKKIQYSFGVVSVPTLVAGDSWSCKLEIKWHGAKSLMLYVSLGYSLDSSEDASLHRLNVHRSLQVEGKIPMIVGHQFLRPFRREPLLLSRIRSSSDNNKKDSLAMNESNMLIVSARNCTEVPLRLHSIAIESDGDGKQLCSVEQISGLSDEYAVVAPSAEYKAIFSVNPRASNPDFYLGELCLNWSRDLVLGENQDSRVTMKQRLPEVHIEEPPLVVSIECPPYAILGTPFTFYVKIHNSTSLLQEIKYSLVDSQNFVFSGAHNHAAFILPKTEHTVSHKLVPLGSGSQQLPRITVTSVRYSAALTPPTSATSVFVYPSEPKFNLEKSHPISDECVS, from the exons ATGGAGGACTACCCGGAGGAGCTGCGGACGCCGCCGGTGTCGCTGGTGTCCATCGTGGGGTGCCCGGAGATGCACGCCACGATCTCGGCGGCGCTCAGCTCCCAGCAGCCGCCCATCAACACGCTGGCCCTCCCGGACTTCGCCAAGGCCAACATCCTCTCCCGCACCGGCAAGAGCCGCGACCCGCTCGCGCCGCCGCAGGCCGCCACGGGGATCCTCAAGAAGGACTGGCTCCTCAAGCACCGGACGCGGgtgcccgccgccgtcgccgccatgttCCGGGCCGATCAGGTCACCGGCGACCCCGCCCAGTGGCTCCAGGCCTGCTCCGATCTCGAGAACCTCAA GTCTATAATCCAGGGAAGACATACTAAATTGGTGGTGATCCTTGTACAGACTCAAGCTGGTG ATGAGCTGGGTGAGGAAGTTATGGTTGCCCTGAGAAAACGTGCGGAGATTGATTCTAAGCACCTGATTGTGTTGGTTGAGAGTGATGAAGCAGAACGGAACGCATCTCTCCTCAA ATTGAGGACTATTTTTGCGGAGCTGTGTTCCACATACTATAAGGGGGAAGGGCGAAGGATAAAAGCCCGCATTGAGAAGAGGAACTTCTCTTCTGTGGAGCTGAGTGTCCGCTACTGCTTCAAG GTTGCTGTTTATGCGGAGTTTAGGCGGGATTGGCCAGAAGCATTGAAGTTCTACGAGGAAGGAGTTCGTGTTTTGCGTGAG ATGATTGGGACTTCAACAAGGTTGCCTCCAACCCAACGCCTAGTTGAGATAAAAGCAGTCGCCGATCAATTTCACTTTAAGATATCAACGTTGCTGCTTCATGCTGGGAAGGTCGTAGAAGCAATCACATGGTTCCGTAAACATATCCGAAGCTTTGAGCGTGTTGTTGGATCACCAGAAGTTGCTTTTCTTCATTGGGAATGGTTTAGCAGGCAGTTCCTTGTCTTTGGTGAGCTAATAGAGACAACATCAACAACTGTTCCAGATACAATATCCCCCCGGTTTGGTACTGCTGACAATGCATTGACTGAGTGGGAATTTCAGCCAGCTTACTACTACCAG TTAGCGGCAAATTACCTCCGAGAGAAGAGGTGTGCTTTAGAGTGCCCTTCGTCAAGTGCAAATCTTACCGGTGATAGCCAAATACCTGACTCCGTAATGTCTTCTGTATATGTTGGCCAGTATGTCCGCCTGTTTGAGGAAGGAGATACCATTTCTGTGCTTCC CCTTTCTGATACAGAATATACCAGTTATGCTTTGTCAGAAGCTGAAAGGTTTCAAGATTCGTATGAGATAATTGCATTGTTCAGAAAAGCTTATGAATCATTTCTGAGTCTAGGGGCTACGAGAATGGCTTCTTCCTGTAGTGCTGGAATGGCTATAGAATATTATGCAGCTGGGGAATTTGGTAACGCAAAAAAACTTTTTGATGGTGTCGTTGGTCTATACCGTCAGGAGGGCTGGACTACTTTGCTTTGGGAAAACCTGGGTTACTTGAGAGAATGCTCAAGGAAACTTAATTCTCTGGTGAATTTTATCAGCTATTCACTAGAGATGGCTGCATTACCGTTATTCTCTGGCAGTGTACAGGGCAACTCTGAAAATAAAAGTAATGGACCAGCAGGTTGGCCTACCATTTCCAGGAGAGAGGAAATACAGCAAGAAGTTGTCGATATTCTTGAAGGAAAACATACATCCCAAGTTATCGATGATGAATTTAATCTTCAGTTGACGGAAGAATCTACTCACCTAGTTATTGATCAAATAAGTCCTCTAAGAATAGTGCTTGTTGCATCTGTTGCTTTTCATGACCAATCTGTAAAACCTGGCTCACCTCTGCTTGTCAGCGTGTCATTGTTGTCTCATCTTCCTTCTCCAGTTGCAATTGATCAATTGGAGGTTCAGTTCAACCAATCTGACTGTAACTTTGTCATGGTTAGTGCACAGGAAGATTCTTCTACGTTGAATTCAGATGTTTATGGCCAAGTCGTCCATTCTACTTCTCTTACATTGTTCAGCAATAAATGGATGCGGTTGACGCATGAAGTTAAATCAG GACAAAGTGGAAAGTTGGAATGTTTATCGGtgaaggcaataataaataagcacCTTGTGGTTTGCTGCCAGGCTGAAAGTCCTGCTTCAATGGAAGACTTCCCGCTGTGGAAATTTGAGGATCAAGTGGAGACATTGCCTACAAAGGATGCTGCACTCGCCTTTTCCGGGCAGAAACTGATTCAAGTCGAAGAGCCAGACACTCAAGTTGACCTTGTCTTAGATTCTACTGGCCCTGCGCTGGTTGGAGAGTTGTTTGTTGTCCCAGTAACCATATTATCAAAAGGGCACGCAGTTCATTCTGGTGAGCTGAAAATTAATCTTGTCGATGCCAAAGGCGGTGGTCTTCTGATGAGTCCAGGGGAAGCAGACGAATCTGAAAGCCATCACGTTGAACTTCTTGGTGTTTCAACCGCAAGTGGGGATGAAGTGTCGAAGGAAGAAGTCGATAACATTAAAAAGATTCAATATTCATTTGGGGTCGTATCAGTTCCCACGTTAGTTGCTGGTGATTCCTGGTCCTGCAAATTGGAAATTAAATGGCATGGAGCAAAGTCACTCATGCTCTATGTTTCACTTGGCTATTCTCTAGACTCGAGTGAAGATGCATCACTACACAGACTTAACGTGCACAGAAGCTTGCAAGTTGAAGGAAAGATCCCCATGATAGTTGGTCACCAGTTTTTGAGACCATTTAGGCGAGAACCCTTGTTGCTATCCAGGATCAGATCCTCAAGCGACAACAATAAAAAAGATTCACTTGCTATGAACGAGTCCAATATGCTTATTGTGAGTGCTAGAAATTGCACCGAGGTCCCTTTGCGTTTGCACTCGATAGCCATTGAATCTGATGGTGATGGGAAGCAGCTGTGCTCTGTGGAACAAATCAGCGGACTATCGGATGAATACGCGGTTGTTGCTCCTAGCGCAGAATACAAAGcaatattttcagtcaatccaaggGCCAGCAATCCAGACTTTTATTTAGGTGAACTTTGCCTGAACTGGTCAAGAGATTTAGTCCTTGGAGAGAATCAAGATAGCCGTGTTACAATGAAGCAAAGATTACCCGAGGTTCATATCGAGGAGCCGCCGCTTGTTGTGAGCATCGAGTGCCCTCCCTACGCTATCCTCGGGACCCCGTTCACTTTCTATGTGAAGATCCACAATTCAACATCCTTACTCCAGGAAATCAAGTACTCTCTTGTTGATTCCCAGAACTTTGTTTTCTCTGGGGCTCACAATCATGCCGCATTCATTCTGCCGAAAACCGAGCATACTGTTAGTCACAAGCTCGTGCCGCTTGGTTCCGGTTCCCAGCAGCTGCCGAGGATAACAGTAACTTCGGTGAGGTACTCTGCTGCATTGACTCCTCCAACCTCAGCCACATCCGTCTTTGTGTATCCCAGCGAGCCCAAATTCAACCTGGAAAAGAGCCACCCCATATCCGATGAATGCGTGAGCTAG